In Ruminiclostridium papyrosolvens DSM 2782, the following proteins share a genomic window:
- a CDS encoding tyrosine-type recombinase/integrase, with product MNWITEYENHLKTAQKSPNTISSFVSDVHEFVEWFAITYGKKFDCQVLEQDAREFRGFLLNILRRKPATINRKMAALKSFNQFLVEKGLSKDIPIAGLLLADPSDREIKTLERTEQNKLKRAIYAKGNKRDIAIYELLYNIGVRVSELVSLSLEDVHLTERNGNINYSYVIIRQGKGSKYRECPLNAQARSALDEYLKIRVSSSDNIFIGQRGPLGREAVDKILKKYCADAGIDRISSHVIRHTFCTRLIQEGVPLPTVSRLAGHSSVETTTRFYVHTPRADKIAAVEKLL from the coding sequence TTGAATTGGATAACCGAATATGAAAACCACCTGAAGACGGCACAGAAAAGTCCAAACACCATCAGCAGTTTTGTCTCGGACGTGCATGAATTTGTAGAATGGTTCGCAATTACATACGGCAAGAAATTTGATTGTCAAGTCCTGGAGCAGGATGCTCGGGAGTTCCGTGGCTTCTTGTTAAATATTTTGAGAAGGAAGCCAGCCACTATTAACAGGAAAATGGCAGCGTTAAAAAGCTTCAACCAGTTCTTGGTTGAAAAAGGGTTGAGCAAGGATATACCTATCGCTGGGCTTCTTCTCGCCGACCCTTCTGACCGAGAAATAAAGACCCTGGAACGCACAGAGCAAAACAAACTCAAACGTGCCATCTATGCAAAGGGAAACAAGCGAGATATCGCCATCTATGAATTGCTTTATAATATCGGCGTAAGAGTAAGCGAACTTGTTTCGCTTTCCCTCGAGGATGTCCACTTGACGGAACGGAATGGCAATATCAATTATAGCTACGTCATCATCCGCCAAGGAAAAGGCAGTAAATATAGAGAATGCCCGCTCAACGCCCAGGCTCGTTCGGCATTGGATGAATACCTGAAAATACGAGTTTCATCCTCTGACAATATTTTCATCGGGCAGCGTGGTCCGCTTGGCAGAGAAGCTGTCGACAAAATTCTCAAAAAGTATTGTGCCGATGCAGGAATTGATAGAATCAGCAGCCATGTTATCCGACATACTTTTTGCACCAGGCTTATCCAGGAAGGCGTTCCACTGCCGACAGTATCAAGGCTGGCTGGGCATAGCTCGGTAGAAACCACCACACGCTTCTATGTGCATACCCCTCGGGCTGACAAGATAGCGGCAGTGGAAAAGTTATTATAA
- a CDS encoding helix-turn-helix domain-containing protein, whose amino-acid sequence MNEKVLDLPGIGIRIRTAREKIGLTREQFAEAVDLSALYIGQIERGQRTMSLNTFVRILECLHVDPNVIIYGEQEEQKLDKSVVQALLEKCNEREMKLAEEMLKLILTYVK is encoded by the coding sequence GTGAATGAAAAGGTGCTGGATTTACCAGGAATAGGAATACGAATTAGGACAGCAAGAGAAAAAATTGGATTGACCCGTGAACAGTTTGCCGAAGCTGTGGACTTGAGTGCTCTGTATATCGGCCAAATTGAACGTGGACAGAGAACGATGAGTTTAAATACGTTTGTTCGCATTCTGGAGTGTTTGCATGTAGATCCAAATGTGATTATTTATGGAGAACAAGAGGAGCAAAAGCTTGATAAAAGCGTGGTTCAAGCGTTGCTTGAAAAATGTAATGAGCGGGAAATGAAATTGGCAGAAGAAATGCTGAAACTTATTTTAACCTATGTTAAATGA
- a CDS encoding Mu transposase C-terminal domain-containing protein produces MFITVNMLLIWKATENPMTERILWFSKYENRAFAINTDTQEMPYVRRWSDLVTALEEGRAEELSNDPYIRIVHDSQLTEKERAGRQKAWDTIQGIVMQEPEIYMPKERSRLVKEAANRNGVSEKSIYHYLKRYWVRGQNPNALLPDLYLCGKKGVDKNVSSLKRGRPREQKNGTGINVTDDIKQIFRVAIKKYYYTTAQHSLKMAYNLMLKDFFAESYKYIDDVKVPILKPKEELPSYKQFLYWHNKEKDIRNEITYRISAKRYAQQFRPIIGNSTSEAIGPGSIYQFDSTVADVYLVSSMNRNWIVGRPCVYVAIDVFSRMIVGIYCGFESGSWLGAMNALANSTADKVAYCAEYGITINNEDWDTAYLPEAILADRGEMEGKNAENLVDGLGIKIMNTPPYRADWKSIVEQNFRLTNLAAKPFLPGAVQNGTNFRERGSRDYRLDAKLDIHQFTQIMIRCVLYHNNQHHLSQYHKDVGMIQDGIPMIPREIWNWGVVNRAGKLRSANEDVVKLHLMPTDEATVTARGIRFQGVFYSSSICLKDRMFEKARQKTWKIQVAYDPRNMDYIYIKNQDGTAYDKCTMLEYQTAFKHRALEEIQYYFEEEKQKKDKIERQETQGKVELISQIQDIVKKADSLHQAESETNESKTARLKGIRDNKSLEKAEGREREGFELGKQSEETLGTVIQMQNEAESNVEASQYDLLVQLQQEAMKRVYE; encoded by the coding sequence ATGTTTATAACTGTGAATATGCTGCTCATCTGGAAAGCAACGGAAAATCCAATGACAGAAAGGATTCTTTGGTTCTCAAAGTACGAAAATAGAGCCTTTGCTATAAATACGGATACCCAGGAAATGCCTTATGTCAGGCGTTGGTCGGATTTAGTGACTGCTCTGGAAGAAGGGAGAGCAGAAGAACTCTCAAATGACCCTTATATAAGGATAGTACATGATAGCCAGTTGACCGAGAAAGAGAGAGCAGGAAGGCAAAAGGCCTGGGATACTATCCAGGGGATCGTGATGCAAGAACCTGAAATCTATATGCCCAAGGAACGCAGCCGTCTGGTCAAGGAGGCAGCGAATAGGAATGGCGTGAGTGAAAAATCCATATACCACTATCTTAAGCGATACTGGGTCCGAGGGCAAAATCCTAATGCCTTACTCCCAGATCTGTATCTATGCGGAAAAAAGGGGGTGGATAAAAATGTATCATCGCTCAAGCGTGGTAGACCTCGTGAACAGAAGAACGGAACAGGAATCAATGTTACGGACGATATTAAACAGATCTTTCGGGTGGCTATTAAAAAATATTATTATACAACAGCCCAGCATTCTTTGAAGATGGCATATAATCTGATGCTTAAGGACTTTTTTGCCGAAAGCTATAAATACATCGACGATGTGAAAGTGCCGATTCTCAAGCCGAAGGAAGAGCTACCATCATATAAGCAATTTTTGTACTGGCACAACAAAGAGAAGGATATCCGAAATGAGATTACATACAGAATTAGTGCCAAACGATATGCTCAACAATTTCGTCCCATAATTGGAAATTCAACGAGTGAGGCAATCGGTCCAGGCAGCATCTACCAATTTGACAGTACAGTGGCGGATGTTTATCTTGTTAGCTCCATGAACCGTAATTGGATTGTGGGTAGGCCCTGCGTTTACGTAGCAATAGATGTTTTTTCCCGTATGATTGTCGGTATCTACTGCGGATTCGAGTCGGGCAGTTGGCTGGGAGCAATGAATGCCTTGGCTAACAGCACCGCAGATAAAGTTGCCTATTGTGCAGAGTATGGAATCACTATTAATAATGAAGATTGGGATACGGCATACTTACCCGAAGCTATTCTGGCCGACCGTGGGGAGATGGAAGGTAAGAATGCCGAGAATTTGGTGGATGGTCTTGGCATAAAAATTATGAACACTCCGCCGTATCGTGCCGATTGGAAGAGCATTGTCGAACAAAATTTCCGCCTGACTAACCTGGCGGCCAAGCCATTCTTGCCTGGAGCAGTCCAAAACGGAACAAATTTTCGGGAACGAGGCAGCCGAGATTATAGGCTGGATGCGAAGCTTGATATTCATCAATTTACCCAGATTATGATACGCTGCGTACTCTACCATAACAACCAGCATCACTTATCCCAGTATCATAAAGATGTTGGCATGATTCAGGATGGCATTCCAATGATCCCAAGAGAGATTTGGAATTGGGGTGTTGTAAATCGGGCAGGCAAGCTACGATCAGCCAATGAGGATGTTGTTAAGCTACATCTGATGCCGACGGACGAAGCGACAGTGACGGCCAGAGGGATACGCTTCCAGGGGGTTTTCTATTCATCATCAATTTGCCTGAAAGATAGGATGTTTGAAAAGGCAAGGCAGAAGACATGGAAAATCCAAGTGGCATATGATCCTCGGAATATGGATTACATCTACATCAAGAATCAAGATGGAACTGCGTATGATAAATGCACCATGCTGGAATATCAGACGGCATTCAAACACCGAGCTCTTGAAGAAATCCAATATTATTTTGAGGAGGAAAAACAGAAGAAGGACAAGATTGAGCGTCAGGAGACCCAAGGAAAGGTAGAATTGATATCCCAGATTCAGGATATTGTTAAGAAGGCTGATAGTCTTCACCAGGCGGAGTCTGAAACGAATGAGAGTAAAACAGCCAGACTGAAAGGCATTCGAGATAACAAAAGCCTTGAAAAGGCAGAAGGTCGGGAGCGTGAAGGTTTTGAACTCGGAAAGCAATCTGAAGAAACCCTTGGAACTGTAATTCAGATGCAGAATGAGGCGGAATCAAATGTAGAAGCCAGTCAGTATGATTTACTTGTTCAGCTACAGCAGGAGGCGATGAAAAGAGTTTATGAGTGA
- a CDS encoding helix-turn-helix domain-containing protein codes for MNIYKSLDYLYDGERISVERARRGISMRQLAEQAKLDVKTIARIEQNQVRPRPQTVGRIAAVLGMDIIDFIIYTCSRNENTSNQDERMEG; via the coding sequence ATGAATATCTACAAAAGTCTTGATTATCTCTATGACGGTGAACGGATATCGGTAGAGCGGGCAAGACGTGGAATCAGCATGAGACAACTTGCTGAACAGGCAAAGTTGGATGTTAAGACAATAGCCAGGATTGAGCAAAATCAAGTCCGACCAAGACCACAGACCGTAGGTAGAATTGCCGCAGTGCTTGGAATGGACATAATAGATTTTATAATTTATACATGTTCGAGAAATGAGAACACATCAAATCAGGATGAACGGATGGAGGGATAA
- a CDS encoding helix-turn-helix domain-containing protein, with translation MIGERLAMLRNEKKLTMRAIGKLVGVSDAAWVKYEKNRAEPSIATLCKAAELFNVSLDYLMGRTNIRDPKLVDTANIQNVFLKEFEESTIGDTSKFFYLFETLSGAIGLIKNEKVTEAEFQLLLKMLSDLIIYFNDIHSMKEETSVLNKRVFDYHATTAADMLHDLHRLLELTFITDDSEKQP, from the coding sequence ATGATTGGTGAACGTTTAGCTATGTTGAGAAATGAGAAAAAATTGACAATGCGTGCAATAGGAAAACTTGTTGGTGTTTCGGATGCGGCCTGGGTTAAATATGAAAAAAATCGTGCAGAGCCATCCATTGCAACCCTATGCAAAGCGGCAGAGCTATTTAATGTGTCTCTTGATTATTTAATGGGGCGGACAAACATACGAGATCCCAAGCTTGTCGATACAGCTAATATCCAAAATGTTTTTCTAAAAGAATTTGAAGAATCCACCATCGGCGATACCAGTAAGTTTTTCTACCTTTTTGAAACTCTATCTGGTGCTATAGGCTTAATCAAAAATGAAAAGGTTACAGAAGCAGAATTCCAGCTCCTGTTAAAAATGTTGAGTGACCTGATTATCTATTTCAACGATATTCATTCAATGAAAGAGGAAACGTCTGTGCTCAACAAGCGTGTGTTTGATTACCATGCTACCACTGCCGCAGATATGCTCCACGATCTACATAGACTTTTGGAGTTAACATTTATAACTGATGACTCTGAAAAACAGCCTTGA
- a CDS encoding heteromeric transposase endonuclease subunit TnsA, with translation MGRYNSEWTEDKYQRFINEGRGQGTGAEYKPWLTINDYPSMGRVSRILGWKTGRVHHLFTDLQARYFYLLEWADQVMDIRECFPLLNADEVIQNKAGLDFQCFCDKKTGTPYVLQTTFLITLRTINGKEQIIARTVKAQSELEKRLTLESLEIQRRYWDAKGIDWGVITNKDIPVSAAKNIEWLHSSKNLEDRGLDTDAAEQIGALLQEEIYQNPMQLRKVLQDFEKENLLEAGTALAVFKYLLANKRLKINITEAINLNLPANHIILGIADSSQRKVMKCL, from the coding sequence GTGGGCAGATATAACTCCGAATGGACGGAGGACAAATATCAAAGATTTATAAATGAAGGAAGAGGGCAGGGAACTGGTGCAGAGTATAAACCATGGCTGACGATAAACGACTATCCGAGCATGGGAAGGGTCAGTCGGATTCTTGGTTGGAAAACAGGAAGAGTGCATCATCTTTTTACGGATCTACAGGCCCGATACTTTTACCTGCTGGAATGGGCAGATCAAGTGATGGACATTCGGGAATGCTTTCCGCTACTAAATGCTGATGAGGTTATACAGAACAAGGCAGGGCTGGACTTCCAGTGCTTCTGTGATAAAAAGACAGGCACACCCTATGTACTGCAGACGACATTTCTTATAACCCTTCGTACCATAAATGGAAAAGAGCAAATCATTGCTCGGACTGTTAAGGCACAATCGGAACTGGAAAAACGGCTTACTCTTGAAAGCTTGGAAATTCAGAGAAGATACTGGGATGCTAAAGGAATAGACTGGGGTGTGATTACCAACAAGGACATTCCTGTATCTGCAGCCAAGAACATTGAATGGCTCCATTCCTCCAAGAACCTCGAGGACAGAGGCTTGGATACGGATGCTGCCGAACAGATAGGGGCACTGCTTCAGGAAGAGATATATCAAAATCCAATGCAATTGAGAAAAGTGCTCCAAGATTTTGAAAAAGAGAATCTGCTGGAAGCTGGCACAGCTTTGGCGGTTTTTAAGTATTTGCTGGCAAACAAAAGATTAAAGATAAACATTACAGAGGCTATCAATCTTAATCTGCCAGCCAATCACATTATTCTTGGTATAGCAGACAGTTCCCAAAGGAAGGTGATGAAATGTTTATAA
- a CDS encoding ATP-binding protein, with protein MSEMIMIPNGTAAMMAEYSPQVIHEYAHNPYTEALPPIMPPQEIARRLSAYPPYNPEERKQESHYRVHFVRRLFQVFQPLPFHLELESRISMAMREGYAARNPLRPQFAKAIREGYQVIQSDNWETGYSGCYRTTTLGFSLIGVSGIGKSTALHHSLKHIPQVILHNNFHGTKFSAYQLTYLKLDCPMDGSIKGLCVDFFIKVDSLLGTEYFKKFGTSRRSTDSMVATMGQVCQHLGCGLLIIDEIQNLSLAKSGGDEKMLNFFVSLNNNIGIPLITVGTPRVLSILQGQLRLARRADGTQGSLFWERMQRNQDWDLLLAGIWPYQWTKKEIPLTSELSQTLYDESQGIIDLAVKLYAMAQMQAILTGREDITPMMVKQVAAENLKMSRPVLDAMKSGSPRKMASFEDIISEVDFDEFAKRGKQRIDLDAKVKAVQRKKAEKQNQELNTVREQAILEVAKLDIPSAKAQRAVNAVLRDNPGQGSVQEVVVQSIQRLTGNNQVSRQPKAKEEVDVGDIRLIVADGRKSKQTAYEALKANGVIRTVETESFWKEVI; from the coding sequence ATGAGTGAGATGATTATGATTCCCAATGGCACAGCTGCGATGATGGCCGAGTATTCACCGCAGGTCATTCACGAATATGCACACAATCCATACACGGAGGCCTTGCCTCCAATCATGCCGCCGCAAGAGATTGCCAGGCGGCTTTCTGCATATCCTCCATACAATCCAGAAGAACGGAAACAGGAAAGTCATTACCGTGTTCATTTTGTCCGTCGATTATTCCAGGTTTTTCAGCCGTTGCCATTCCATCTGGAACTGGAGTCTCGGATATCTATGGCAATGCGGGAGGGTTATGCTGCTCGGAATCCGCTGCGGCCCCAGTTTGCAAAGGCAATACGAGAGGGTTATCAAGTGATTCAGTCGGATAACTGGGAGACTGGATATTCGGGTTGCTATCGGACCACAACACTTGGCTTTAGCCTGATTGGGGTGTCTGGCATCGGGAAGTCAACAGCACTGCATCATTCCCTGAAGCATATACCACAGGTGATACTACATAATAACTTTCACGGAACAAAATTTTCAGCCTACCAGTTGACTTACCTGAAACTTGATTGCCCGATGGATGGAAGTATCAAGGGGCTTTGTGTAGATTTTTTTATCAAAGTCGATTCCCTGCTCGGAACGGAATATTTTAAAAAATTTGGCACCAGCAGACGGAGTACCGACAGTATGGTAGCTACGATGGGACAGGTATGCCAACACCTGGGATGCGGGCTGCTCATCATCGATGAAATTCAGAATTTAAGCCTTGCCAAAAGTGGGGGTGATGAAAAGATGCTTAATTTCTTTGTCAGCCTCAACAATAACATTGGCATCCCGCTTATAACGGTGGGGACACCCAGGGTTTTGAGCATCCTGCAAGGACAACTCCGACTTGCCAGAAGAGCGGACGGTACCCAGGGGTCATTATTCTGGGAACGGATGCAACGGAATCAAGACTGGGATCTCCTTCTGGCAGGAATCTGGCCGTATCAATGGACAAAGAAAGAGATTCCGTTGACCAGCGAGTTAAGTCAAACGCTTTATGACGAGAGCCAGGGAATCATTGATCTGGCGGTAAAGTTATATGCCATGGCACAGATGCAGGCGATTTTGACTGGGCGGGAAGATATCACTCCGATGATGGTAAAGCAAGTTGCAGCTGAAAACCTCAAAATGAGCAGACCAGTCCTGGATGCTATGAAATCAGGCAGTCCTCGGAAGATGGCCAGTTTTGAGGATATCATTTCCGAAGTGGATTTTGATGAATTCGCAAAGAGGGGTAAACAACGGATTGATCTGGATGCCAAGGTCAAAGCTGTGCAGCGAAAAAAAGCGGAGAAGCAAAATCAGGAGTTGAATACCGTTCGGGAGCAGGCGATTTTGGAGGTGGCTAAACTGGATATTCCATCTGCAAAGGCACAACGTGCTGTTAATGCTGTACTCCGAGATAATCCTGGGCAAGGTTCTGTTCAAGAAGTGGTGGTGCAGTCGATACAGCGGTTGACTGGAAATAATCAAGTATCACGGCAGCCCAAAGCCAAGGAAGAAGTTGATGTAGGGGATATTCGACTGATCGTGGCTGACGGTAGAAAAAGTAAGCAGACGGCCTACGAAGCCTTGAAGGCAAATGGTGTGATTAGGACAGTCGAAACAGAGTCTTTCTGGAAGGAGGTGATCTGA
- a CDS encoding tetratricopeptide repeat protein, with the protein MINNGIAETSIVENKKKRSMGKFIIGTALVLIIIALGFLFFTGKAFMFIADGYSKAHKFPESVLYYEKAASLGNSKAQTRLGMLYELGAGVDVDIEKTLKFYTEAANKGDAEAQNRLGDIYDGYEGYPVDYKKAFQLFSKAADRNYPDAIMNLGWMYLNGYSVDLDYNKAKELFEQAAKKGSAAAYCQLGDMYLEGRGVQIDLKKYREYYSEAIKIYEKQVSDGDVEAEINLSNIYLGGNGVDIDNAKAKGYFDELMKMGIPAGYKGLAFYNYQGRGGNVDLQKAVELYTAAADKGDSEAQYSMANVLFDGKGIEKDINKAIDFYKKAADNYNVLACKKLAAIYLKGEGVVKDSTLAEKYEKQVVDFYTRSAEQGNADSMYQLGIFYGTKENLLYDSKKSAEYYKKYTEQCNMQIQKGSVEAINKMAVIYDKGLGTTADIQKAVVYYKQAADKGHYIASKNLAYKYTDAGSKFYNPTLGFKLMKYAAECGNADAMNRFGVLNYKGEGTESNTAEFIKWISKATDASDANALYNLGQAYYYGVGVEKDVIKSSNLLERAANFGNKDAEKLYSDMKNKGEI; encoded by the coding sequence ATCATTGGGACTGCTCTGGTATTAATAATTATTGCTTTGGGATTCCTTTTCTTTACTGGTAAAGCTTTTATGTTCATTGCAGATGGATATTCTAAAGCACATAAGTTTCCAGAGTCAGTACTTTATTATGAGAAAGCTGCCAGCTTGGGCAATAGTAAGGCACAGACAAGATTAGGTATGCTTTACGAACTTGGTGCAGGTGTCGATGTTGACATTGAGAAAACACTTAAATTTTATACTGAAGCAGCAAATAAAGGCGATGCAGAAGCACAAAATAGACTCGGAGATATTTACGATGGTTACGAAGGATATCCAGTTGATTATAAAAAAGCATTCCAACTGTTCTCAAAGGCTGCAGATAGAAATTATCCTGATGCGATAATGAATCTTGGTTGGATGTATTTAAATGGATATTCGGTTGACTTGGATTACAATAAAGCAAAAGAATTATTTGAGCAGGCTGCGAAAAAGGGAAGTGCTGCGGCATATTGTCAGTTAGGGGATATGTATCTTGAGGGCAGAGGAGTTCAAATTGACTTAAAGAAATATCGAGAATATTATTCGGAAGCAATTAAAATATATGAAAAACAAGTTTCGGACGGTGATGTAGAAGCAGAAATAAATTTATCAAATATTTATTTGGGGGGCAATGGTGTTGATATTGACAATGCGAAAGCTAAAGGATATTTTGATGAATTAATGAAAATGGGAATTCCTGCTGGGTACAAAGGGCTGGCATTTTACAATTACCAAGGTAGAGGCGGTAATGTTGATCTCCAAAAAGCAGTAGAATTGTATACTGCTGCTGCAGACAAGGGAGACAGTGAAGCACAATATAGTATGGCAAATGTACTTTTTGATGGAAAGGGTATTGAAAAAGACATTAATAAAGCGATTGATTTCTATAAAAAGGCAGCTGATAATTATAATGTTTTAGCATGTAAAAAGTTGGCGGCTATCTATTTGAAGGGTGAAGGTGTGGTGAAAGATTCAACCCTGGCGGAGAAGTATGAAAAGCAAGTTGTTGATTTTTATACGAGGTCAGCAGAGCAGGGGAACGCAGATTCAATGTATCAGTTGGGTATTTTTTATGGCACAAAAGAAAATTTACTCTATGATTCAAAAAAATCAGCGGAATACTACAAGAAATATACTGAACAATGTAATATGCAGATACAGAAAGGATCTGTTGAAGCAATAAACAAGATGGCAGTTATTTATGATAAAGGCTTGGGTACTACGGCTGATATACAAAAAGCTGTAGTTTATTATAAACAAGCAGCAGATAAAGGACATTATATTGCATCGAAAAACCTTGCGTATAAATATACGGATGCTGGCAGCAAATTCTATAATCCTACTTTGGGTTTCAAGTTAATGAAGTATGCGGCAGAGTGTGGGAATGCCGATGCAATGAATAGATTTGGTGTATTGAATTACAAAGGAGAAGGAACAGAAAGTAATACTGCTGAATTTATTAAGTGGATAAGTAAAGCTACGGATGCAAGTGACGCAAATGCTTTATATAATCTCGGACAGGCATATTATTATGGCGTAGGAGTTGAGAAGGATGTTATAAAGTCGAGTAATCTTCTTGAGCGGGCTGCAAATTTCGGAAATAAAGATGCTGAAAAATTATATTCTGATATGAAAAACAAAGGAGAAATATAA